DNA from Magnolia sinica isolate HGM2019 chromosome 19, MsV1, whole genome shotgun sequence:
GCTCGGTGATTTCGAGTTTTGATCAGTGAAGTTTGCCGAATTTCGTTTTGGCTGATTTGGTTTTCGGTGAGGGGCGAATTGGGTGAAGATGTCtgcttcatctccttctcctaCATCTTCTCCTTCAGTAGTTCCACCCCCTTTGGCTACTCCACAACCACCTTCCTCGCTTTCTCCTCCACAATCTCAACCCACTCCGAGTTCCAATCAACCTTTGCCTTCAAATTCTTCCAATCCTTCCCCATCACTGCCCGCTAAATCCCCTCCCCCCTCCTCGTCTTCTTCACCACCAATCTCTCTATCCACCCCACCTCCTCCTCGTCCCGCTTCAACTCCTCCAGCTTCTCCACCTGTACAGTCCTCGCCTCCACCTCTTGTTCTTTCCCCGCCTCCAATTCCAGCTTCACCCCCTCCTGCATCTCCTCCAGTTTCAGCTTCCCCACCGCCTCCAACACGATCGCCCGCTCCACCTCCTGCCAATCCCCCTCCTGTAGTTTCCCCCCCTCCCTCATCACCTCCTCCACCTCCTCGAACAGTCTCACCTTCACCACCACTTATCTCACCTCCTCCTCAAGCAGTCTCACCTTCACCACCACTTATCTCACCTCCTCCTCAAGCGGTCTCACCTTCACCACCACTTATCTCACCTCCTCCTCAAGCGGTCTCACCTTCACCACCACTTATCTCACCTCCTCCTCAAGCGGTCTCACCTTCACCACCACTTATCTCACCCCCTCCTGTCACCATTCCTCCACCATCACCCGCCAATTCTCCACCTCCGCCTTCAGCAAAGCCACCCAAAAATTCATCTCCACCTTCTGTCCTACCATCCCCTGCCCCTTCTAGTTCTCATTTAACACCTCCGCCTACACTCAGAAATGAACCACAGCCTGTGCCTCCTCCTCCTACTCCTCCAGGCAATTCTTCTGCTCGCGGAACTCCTCCAACTCTACCCTTACCCCCGCCCATCATGCCAGGGAATGCCGATACTCCAGTTAGTCGTACTCCCACAAAATCATCCAATAACCCAGATGTTAGTGGAGTGCCAGGAAATGCAAATTCCTCGAGGAGTGGTGGGATTAATACAGGAGCTGCTGTGGCAATTGGTTTGGGAGTAGGTTTTATTGTGCTTAGTGTCATTGGTTTAGCTGTATGGTTGGTCACGAGGAGAAATAAAAAGGTGGCTGGATTCGGTGGTGGCTATGTTAACGCTACACCACTCCGCTCTTCCTATAAGTCaggtaatttctttctttctttctttctttcttcttcttcttctttttctttttaggtttctTTAGTTTTTTCTTCTCTTGTCAGATTATTCATACTTTCCATTTGTATTTTGAAATGCTATGTTTTTCAACCTACAACATACAGTTGATCACTACCGTGCACCATTGAATCATAACAAGCCTTTCTTGAGTAAGGAAGTATACAATGTGAGAATGATTGCTTGGAGTTATAAGCTTTTCATGTAGGGCCTATCTTTTGGTGGTCCAAATCATTCATATTGTGGGCACCATGGTGGGTGGGAGATATCCCACAAATCTCCCCCAGCTGATcgtcctaaccatctgattgcaCCCCTGTTAAATGTGGTCTATTGGTTGTAATTTTCCACTTTCATCAAATGTCTAGGATTGTATTATGGGCGATATGTTCGGgcattcatcccatgatggggcctaccAGATGAATGGCGCAGATTACTGAATGGTATACCATCCTGTATGACTGCCTggtgagagaaaaagaaagaaagaaacaacacATTTCTCTTTGATGAAGCATCATATTATAGCTCTAGTTTGAGGAAGCCTGCTATACtgtcttgaaatttttttttgctCATTTTTGGCCATTGATGGAAACTAATGGGCCTTACTTTCTGTATTCAGAGTCGCCACATTCAAAGCCTCCTTCTTCAGCTCCTCTTGTAGGAAATGGCTCCAGCAGCAGTGGATTACCATATTCACCACCTGAGCCAGATGGATTAGGCAATTCAAGATCGTGGTTCACATTTGAAGAGCTAATAGAGGCCACAAATGGGTTTTCAGAGCAGAATCTTTTGGGTGAAGGTGGATTTGGTTCTGTATATAAAGGTTCCCTGCCAGATGGAAGAGAAGTGGCTGTGAAACAGCTAAAAGTTGGTGGCGGGCAGGGAGACCGAGAGTTCAGAGCAGAAGTAGAGATTATTAGTCGCGTGCACCATCGCCATTTGGTTTCGCTAGTGGGATACTGCATATCTGAGCATCAAAGATTGCTTGTTTATGAGTACGTCCCAAACAACACGCTTTATTATCATCTTCAtggtaagaaatatttttagatttagtGAAGTTTTCTACACACTTCAATCAGTAATTCTCTCGCATGGTTGCACATCCCTTTTCTACTCTTGATTACAACTGAAGCTACGGTTATTTAAGGGCCGTTTGGATGCTTCCCCAGTGCACAAATTGTCCAATTGGGCATGTGGGCTGCGCACAAAAAACCAATGGATGGTCCCACCCATCACTCTTTTTGCATTGTCTGCTCTAACTCATAAATGGATGAAATTAACTTGTATCTAAATCCACCTATGAATTGAGTGGTTGGCAAATGTGGCCCTTGAGAAGGTGTGTTACTCCAAACCAgctctaagggcccatttggatgcacttctCAAAAAGGGTTTTCCAGAAAAGGGGGTTTGAGGCCTACTTTTCATGTTGACTCGACTCATTTTCGCTGAGTCTTCGTTTTAGCGCCTATTTTGTTGAGCGGGGAGATGAGACCagggtttgcaaagtgcatccaaactcATAACATCAACCGCCATTTGGATGAAGATGGTGTTTTGGCCTCGAAAACACCCCTTTGGAGGTGCGTCCAGACAGGCCCCAAGGCACAAGTTGGATTTTGCAGTCTATAAACGTACCCATAGTGCATATGGATTTTGCAGGGCAAGGAAGTCCAGCTATGGAGTGGGCCACCCGGCTTAAGGTTGCTGCTGGTGCAGCTCGTGGAATAGCATACCTACATGAAGACTGTAAGTTCTCTTTCTTTGTGTTTTATAGTTAGTCTGTACTTCTCCCCATTTTACAATCATCTCATTACCCCATTTTATCACGTACTGATGTGTTACTTTTCACTTCTCTTTTTTGGTTGCACTTATCAGGCCATCCTCGAATTATACACAGGGATATAAAGTCATCAAACATTCTTTTAGATAACAATTTTGATGCTCAGGTACAACTAATATCTTGAAAACTGTGTTCAATCGATAATTTTGCCTTAAGGCTGTTTGTGGTGAAGGATGCagggatttgtgaaatccacAGATTTCATATCTCCCTTGTTTTTGTTTGGGATTTGCTAAATCCAAGGATTTCCCAAATCTGCACCTTCATAAATCCATGTATATGGGGCAAATCCCAAACCCCCAAAGGACTTGGCAAATTCTCCAAATGAGAAtgaaaaacgaaaaagaaaaagaaaaagtaattcCTTTGCTATGAATGCTCTACCATTGTAATAAATGCTctctaaatccatgggtttatAGTTTGATTCCCCAATAGTGGACTTTGGAATTTGCCAAAATCATATCaatgcaaatccatgaatttgacatGCGCATGGTCTACGAAGTTCACATTCTCATTTCCTTGATACCAAACAGTGCCTTACAATTCCAACATCTAGATTTCTCATTGCTAAATAATTTAAGCTTCTAACATGGAAATCTTTCATCGTTCAATAGGTTTCAGATTTCGGGCTTGCAAAGTTAGCTTTGGATTCTTTCACACATGTAACTACACGAGTAATGGGAACCTTTGGGTAGGAGATCAGTACTTAACTCAGAAGTTGGCTAATTTTGAGTAGAAAGATTTTGTGAACATCGCCCTTGCAAGAGACATGCTTTGAAGATTTGTATGAAGGCAGAATGAAGAGGAGATTCATTGCTCACGTGGCAGCATGAATGTGCAAGATTTGGGCTGTTCATCAGGGGGTGGGGGCACCATGAATACCCTATGTACCAAAACATCAGGCCAATCCATTCTTCGGGTGGGGTACATGTGTATGTTTAGACATTGGTCACTTTTCCCCAACCATCCAGTTCTctcatacatgtggcccacctgattgcttTAATTAGCCTGATTTTAGCCCTGCATGTTCATGGTGGGGCTGACCTGATTAATGGCCTGGAGCTTGCACATGTTCTGCATTGGCATGTTTATGCAATTTGTCTCTTGAATCTACCTTGCCGCAAATCTCTCTAACATTTCTCACTTTGCAGTGGATTCTTCTGGAAAGGATGAATTAGTATGTTATGGTGCTTTCAAAGTCTGATAAACAGTATTGGCTTTCCAGGTATTTGGCTCCGGAGTATGCATCAAGTGGAAAGTTGACTGAAAAATCTGACGTTTACTCTTTTGGGGTTGTGCTTTTGGAACTGGTTACTGGGCGCAAGCCTGTCGATACATCTCAACCCTTGGGAGATGAAAGTCTGGTTGAATGGGTAAGCTCTATTGCCTAACAATGGATGGTGGTGTTTGGAACACTCTAGGAATGTGGGTGGGCGGACTTCCATCCATTGCCTGAAATGAGAATGCAATTATTGGTCCAAAGTATTATTAATGTATTCATATTCTTGGGCCCTTCTTTTGCAGGGAGAGCATTTCCCACACCCTATCATTCCCCACTTTGATTAATGTGCCAAACCCTGTACTCCGTGAAATGAGGCCAGTTTGGGACTCATTCCCTatcattctatatatatatatatattcaaggaTTATGCTCTAGAATTCATCCTTTTGCGGTGCTAGAAAACCCGATAAGGGCCTGTTGGGATGCACTTACTCAAAAGGGTATTTCCGAAAAAAGGGAATTTCAAGCCTGCTTTTTCAGTTAACCTGGCAAAAACCGGTTGGATAGGTTTTGCCAAGTCGGTGGTTTAGCACCTATTTGGTCAAGTGGGAGAGGAGACAAGGGTTTGCAAAGTGCGTCCAAATGCACAGCAACCACCATTTGGATCAAAATGGTGTGTAGACCCTAAAAGTCTCCTTTGGAGGGTGAGTCTAGTTGGGGCCCTAAGGGCCTTCCACCTTTGCCAGGAGGAGCATTGATAAACCCGAAACCTGTTTCTTGAAACTACCAAAAAGATAGTCTTGTTTGTACAGTAAATAGAACAAAGGATTCCTTTGAAACTAGAGATGAAACAAAAAATATAGGTTCATATGGTATAATTCTTAGTTGTAAGAGCCTTTTATGTGGGTGCCCCTCTAGTGAAGAATTGCTTTTCCGACTCATGATCTTGCTCCTGCTTCCTAGCCTTTTATACTTGATGGCATTTTGAATAAAACATGCGTTTTCACACTCTCACACCTGAATCTGTTGTTGCTTTCACACTCCCAGACCTGAATCTGTTGTTGCTTCTTTCATTCATCGTGCAACTATATGTTAGATTTTTTGTTTGAAGAAGAGACTATAAATTAGGATTATCAATGGGCCAGGTTAGCCCATCAGCCTTTCGGTTATGGCCCACTTTAGGTTGGCCTTGGATGAAATATTAAGCGCACGGGTGGAACCTGGGCTTAAAATTTAAGGCCCTTTATTAATCTGGCTAGGATCAGGCTGTCTAAGAGTGTGATGGCATGACCTGTTTAGGGTTTCAAGGCCATTGCATGGTGGGCACACCCAATGCACATCCCAaatcttgcacaaaagtgggtgaCTGCCTGACTTGGCTTAGGCTTAGGCTTAGGCTCAGGCTTGTTTCTTTAGGCCCTTACCAGCCCCAGGCTGGGCTTCAAGCTTAGGTTTCACTTTGCAGGCAAGGCTTCAGGCTTAGGTTTTGCTTTGCAGGCAGggcccagcccgttgacagcctaatgtaaatgttgtaatagagAAAGATACTCAATCGTGAAAATATCATGGTTTAAGACTTGGATgagtccgagtcgactcaacttcgGTACTGCCCAATCCACGGTgtgccgtaatggccattatgtaacagtaacagtgccaaccgttacatgttacaggGTCATAATAggtgtaacagctgttacggaaAAAAAGACCCGTATCGGTCCGCTATGGCCCCTGAAATGGCCCATTATGGGGCTGAtataggttttttatttttattttttttcaaaaaagagaaaaaagaaaagaaaagagagagattgtaATGGTCGTTAGAGcctgtatcataatggtaacggtggtggccattacagccaccattactgttagGGCACACCTTAGACTGATCCAGTTTGATACCATGAGTTGCCCCCTTGAGTCATTCCTGACCCCCCGGACTCAACTTGAGACCGAATGGGTTGATCCAAGTTACTGTGTCTAAAAACCATTGGAAATATTATCCCAAGCTAGGAAGGGTGGACCCCTTTGCAGGGAATTTGTCCCTGCTGATTCAATACACTCCCGTTTTCCTTATTTCAATGAAATTGGTGTTATCTATCCAAAAGACGGGTACAATCCTCACCAAAGAGATCAATTGCAGACTTAGCAAAAAATTCCTTCTCACAGGCTCGACCATTGCTGTGTCATGCACTTGATAATGGAGACTTTGAAGGTTTAGTTGATCCAAGGCTTGAAAAGAACTACATTGAAAGTGAGATGTTTCGGATGATTGAGGCAGCTGCCGCATGCGTGAGGCATTCAGCCACAAAGAGACCGAGAATGGGTCAGGTAATTTTCATAACGCACTCAAACTTTCTTCGGATTAGGGAAGAAAGTACTGTTTATTTTGTTGAGGAAATATAGAATGCTGTATTAATGGTCATCCAAAGCGTtcgtaaggtgggcctcatggtggATGTGTATACCCCCAAAAGCATCCCCCTGGACCCCCtctgatgatctaaaccatctgaTTCGGAACAATGGGAGATGTGGACTATTTTTGTAATTGTCCATTTTCATTGAATGACTAGGATCATCGGGTGGGGCCAATATTAGAGGATGACCCATCCCATGATGATTTCCAACCATGTCAATGGCTTATGTTACTGAAAGGGGGTCCCATGCATACTGTTTAAAAACACCATTCATGTAAGTTGGCTTCCTATGCATTCAGGTGGTGAGAGCTCTGGATGGTATATCGGAATCTGGGAATCTGAGCAACGGCCTCACACCAGGTCAAAGCGAACTGTTTATTTCAGCACAACACTCGGCAGAAATCAGATTGTTCCAGAGGATGGCATTTGGGGGTGAGGATTTCAGCACCGATTTCAGCCAGACTAGCTGGAGAACTGAGAGGGAATTGTAACCAGGTTCCGTTAGCTCTTTTTACAGTGTTTCCATATTATTTCTGTAATTTTATGTTTCCTTAATTAATTGGGATGCTTTTACTGGTGAATTTTTCCCCCTTTATATTCTTTATAGAGGTGTCAATAAAACttgctttttcattttcttttccaatGCCCAAAGCTTTGTTCTAAAATCCAGTGAGTTTACTGGAATCACTGCTGAGTGAACTTGATGAGGTTTTGAGTTGACTCACTTGGAAACTCACTCGTGTGTGACTTGGTCCTGAGGAGACAAGACTTGTTGAATTGGCTCGTGTGTGCGACTTGGTCCTGAGGAGACAAGACTTATTGAATTGGCTTGCAGACTCGATTGGCTTAGTGGGAGTCATTAGAAGTGGCATGGGTCCGGTTGGCccactggtcaagtggcctgacCTGCTTTTGGGATGGGTTTGGGCCATGCTAAATGAGTAATGGGTAGGGCCTGCTAGAGATTTAAACCATTTAAGTAAATGAGTGAGCCTTGGGTTGAACCATACTTGATCCGACCTGCCTGTATAGTTTATCAACGGGCTGGGCCAGATGATCCAACCCGAACTAAAACCTGATACAAAATAAGGAAGAAAAGTATAAATGATTCTTTTTATGTGCATATCCACTACTTGGGCTAGATTGTGCATTAGCCTCGTATTCCATTCTTAAACTTGACAATTGGGTTctggtgggttgggttgggttggttcgggtcgggtcgggtcagtTGAGCCCGacccatttacaattaaatgggtcGAGTTAGGCTTGGGTCAggtttgatgaattttaagtgggttgggttggatttgggATAGAATTCTTCGTCCATTCGGTAAATGGGTTTGGACTTGGGCTGATCCTGACCCAGCTTGAACTTGACCCATTGCCACCTCTACAAGTCATGGTGACTCAAGCTGAGACATTCACATGGTGAAATGTTTTTTTAATATGAGTCAATAGGAGTGTGAATTTCGATTTACAACCTTAACTAAGTAAGAAAGCAAACTTCCCTATCAAAGAAACCATGAGCTGTGGACTTGTTCATTTTtgctattttatatattttagcttaaattaattttaatatttattgaTATATATTTACATCATTAGAGTAGGTAAGTATAATCTTGTTATATCTATGGAGTCTCTCCCATATTAGATTACCTTGAATCTTAGGCCATCTCCTAAGATACACTCCCGTATTTCTCATGTATGCATGTGGGTTTTATTATATATGAATGAAAAACACTGTAGTTTTCACCTTGTAGTCTCTATGGTTAACATGATATTAGAACTATGGTTCTGATCTATTAGAGCCTTGATTCGGACCTTTGATTGATCTAGATCTCACATCCTTTGTTATGCTCGTCATCAATCTGTCCCTGCCATCACTGGAACCAGCTGCTGCAAGAATCATCAAAAGATCTGTCACCTCATCTCCGTTCATCTGATTCGGCAGCTCCGAATCACATATCTGTGTCTGACAGTGTAGCATTGCCTACCTTCAGCATCTTTGCCGTATCCCTGCTAGGATCTAGATCCCCCAGAATCACCAGGGCCCATGTACTCATATCTCAGCTGCCATCATTGTTTTTGTCACTCCCATTGTTGGTAACTGCTATCTGATTTTGAACCCATTGTTGCAATTGTCAGTTCAAATTGCAATTATTTATGCTTGCCACTCATGCTACCCAACGCTACTCGTCACTGCTCGGTCTTCATCACCGTGGAAGTTTTTCTTTATTTATGAATAAATATCTTTTCTTTTCAAACTCGAAGTTGTTCTCTCAAAGTTTGAGATGGCTTGTTAGAATAGTCTCTGCAATtaacatatatattttaaatttagatATTAAATTCCGATTCGATTCAAGTAAAGATAGCTGAATCTTCAAGTCAACTTGTCGCAGCTAAACACCCAAGTCTGATTTTCCGGGTTTTTGGAGTACGGGATGGGAACACGATGTTCTATCCAATCAACTGCCCATGGTATCAGCCAATGTATAGGTTTGGCTTGCTAAGggagtggattggcctgattttcatgtCAGGTAATCTCCATTGCAGGTCCCACCTATTGCATGGATCAGATGTCTCATGTCCTAGTCACATGACACTAGAGCAGTAAATAAAGGGACATTATGTGTAAGCTCACATACATGGTTGTATGATCATTTCTCAAAAGGAGCCCTTGTATTACAAATGatttaaatacacacacacacacacaccttctcTTTTAGaaggcattttttttttaaaaaaaaaaaagaggaaaaactaAGATGCATTTTCCGTAAAAATCCCTATTTTAGATTCTTTGGCCGAATTTTGGAGGGATTCTTGGTTCGGGCTCTagacatgtggggccaccttatcAACCATGTCTATAGTGGACGGACTGTGCAGTGAGACGCTCAACACTgaagactctgtggggcccactgtgatgtatatatgttctatccacgctagccatacgtttttccagctcatttttagggCAAGAGACAAAATTGACGTATGTCAAAGCTCAATATGTACCCCACCGTAGGAAACGGTGGGAatttgaatgcctaccgttgaaaacttattgcaGGCCACGGAAGTTCTGGGTCAAGCAgatattgtgttttcccttcatccaggtctgtgtgaccttacgaacggtttggatgacaaataaacatcactgtgggccctaggaaggtttcaacggcggatGTCATTGTCCATACTGTTTTGGGTAGTATGGTCCGCCTGAGCTTTGTCTGtggtcatgacctaaaatgagctggaaaaacggatggacggcatggataaaatacatacatcatggtgaggtccagaGAGTCTTCACACGACGGTAATGGGTGGTGAGTGCCTCACTGCATGATCCGCGTCCGTCTAAGAGTACAGACCACCTTATTGTCTACCTTGTACACATGCAACACACGAATCCAGACCGTCAGCTCTGATGAGAGATTCTGAATACTGACCGATCCGATGGTCCTGATCGCCTGATCAAGTGGACCTTTTATGGACTATTGCTTGTAGCTGATCTCCTCTTCACTATCCTAAAGCATGATCTCGGTGTAATTGGTAGTTTGTGGcccatttttttatttatgtggGAATGTTTACGTatggatggtgaagattgttCCACTATGTGCTCtgtaatgatcctaaccattgaattgTATCTGACAAATGGATGGTCAATACTAAAATGGTCAGCTACCTAAATTCATCAAGCTGATTAAATTACTGATCAGTTTGGGAATCCTGAGTCGACCTTCGGTTTAATGCAAGCCTGGAATGGGATCAATTTGGGAAAGATTAAGTCTGCTATCGGGCGTATGGCTATTATCGCAATTTGGTGGGCTGTCTGGGAGGAAATGATCGATGCTTTAATGATGTCTCTTCGACCGCCGCGGTGGTGGGGTCCAGGGCTAAAAGATTAGTAATAAAATGGGCTTCTATTGTAAACGACCTTAAGTCTTTTGATTTTAGCTTCCTAGGCTTCTAAGGGCCTCCCTGCTACCTCAGCAGCTGTGtcccttttctttttcccttgttGTTTCTTCCTTGCTCTTTTCTGGTTTTAATGAATTTTCTAGTtgcttctaaaaaaaaatttactgatCAGATGAGTTTCAGTCAatgatccatccacagtggggctcatgatttggatggttgggattgcccGCATATATTCCCATGTGGACGCACGTACTGTAGATGATACATATCACAACTGAAAGGAATTGTGATGAACATTCTCTCAAACCAACCCCCAAAGGAACTGAAATATTTTCATGGTGAGGAAATGTTCAGGTCCATCTCAATGGACCTTAGGGTTACCGTCCATTGATCACATACGGCCAATGTGTCATTGCATACTCAATCTGATCCACTGAAAAGGTACACCCCATGTCGAAGATCGACCAGTGAAAAGAATAGATTGATCCgctaatcagatgggccacatgtgtaaATTCAGTTAATCCATCAGTACATTTTTCTTTACACTgctgcccacctgatgaatgggccaaCATGCATTTTGCACCCATTGGTCTTCTGGGTGACCTGTTGGCTTTTCACTCAATGGATCTGATTCAATAGAACCTGGCCCACTATGAGTTTTCATTAGTGGTGGGAGATCTTTCTTTGAAGATAAAGGTCCACCACACTCAAAAGGCTTCTAATGATCAGACAAACCTTAGAGATTGATTTTGTATGTGAAAGAAAGGAATGTAAAAAAAGCAGAcattgccttttcttttcttagaATCCCAAGAATCTCGACAGCCATTTTCTTTGAACAAATTTACTTTGAAGGTTAAACCTTCATAATATCACAACCATTcattcagtggaccccactttggatAGTCAATCCGTGCTGCCGATTTACCACCCTCTAGGCCCCACTGGTgcttgcaaattggattgttaaactAGAATCTATTAATCAGATTACCACGATTATATGATCAGTGTAAATTTTCGCATTAGGGGGCCCGCTAGATAAACATCTCATGTCAACTATGTTTGAAAATTGTGTTGGATATAacgaaacataaaaaataaaataagattttcAGAAACGGCTCACCCTGGCTGATTTTAAACCCACCTGTAAAGTGTACTAACTAGCGCCACTACAACAACACTGCCTAAGCCCAACTGCGTGCGCAATCCGATCATTTTAATTTCCAAACCTTCAAGTAAAAATACTACACAAACatcttcatataaaccacaattttcttcttttcatttccgaCGTGGGACAAAAGCATATACCGCACTTTTCGATTTAAAATTCTCAAAAAGAGTTTTGGCAGCAAAATCCCAGAATTTTGAATATTTGGTTTTTTCCACAAATCTCAACAAACGAGGATGGGCTCAATGAACGGTGGAGATTCCATGATGACCACAAAGCAACCCACATGGTACAAGTCACACACTACCCCATTTGAAGTTTTCTCCATCATGCTTCATGTTGCAACTTTCCCATGCCTTCCCAAGAAAAGAAGAGTTCTCTTACTTGAAGAAACGTCTCTCACAccttcatcaaacaccttctccATCACCAATGCCGTCATCATCTTCACCGTTAAAACTTCAATCGGACTTTATGGGGTTTTTGCCAGACATCAGATGATGAATCAATCCAAATCACCATTCCGACGGGAGCTCCATTTGACCGGTTTTAGAAACCGTTCATTTTGGACGGAAAACGGGCGGCGAACGTACAACCTGAAGAAAGTGGGCCATTTATCCGTCATCATGGAGGATTTGAGTCCACTCGCTGCGGATTGCGTGGTCATATGTTGTTGTGGGCCATGTTTGATCATGCAAATCACTGTTCTTCTATTCCTAAGACTTCCTTACAAATTAGCAAGGAAGTCCAAGGAACTTGTGCTGAAGAAACTTCACAAGCGAGAGAAAGTGGTTGAGATCACACGAGCAGGTGAATCATGGAGACAAGATTACTTAGAAATTGAAATCGAATGCGGTGGGCCTTTCGACTCCTGCCGTGGTCACATGTGTGGTGTGATGGACGTTGATGATGTGCGGTTCGGATTACCGGAATGCGGCTACAAGTGTGCAATATTGGAGGCTGATAAGGTGTGGGAGGAATTATCCGATATTGGTGAATTTGGGTTCGGTAGCTTCTGGCGTAGGAAGGAACAGATCCAAAGGTGGCCCCACTTAgtatgatcaagtgggccatttgaGAATGATCAAGGGATGACACGCTTCCTTTTCTTTTACTTTCGGTGCTTGCACCAACCCATTGTACTTGAACTTTCACATGCAACAAAGATCGTGTTTCCAAGCCCTGTGCCTATGGGACGTCCGAGGCGtgcctaagtgggccacactcacatCTAGCCTGCTTGATGAGAACAAGTAGAGGTTTTCTCCCtcctgatcttcatggtgggacccaccttatggatggctcggatggggagcggattgggtactaATTTCACAGGGACTTAGCTAGAGAGGAAGGTCCTGTCAGGGgatctgtgggggccaccttgatgtatatattttatccacgccgttcatacattttaacatatcattttaagctatgagcccaaaaaaggaggaagattgaaggttcaagtggaccacaccacaggaagaagtggggattgacgttgaaaacttcctagggcctaccgtgatgtttattttccatccaacctgttc
Protein-coding regions in this window:
- the LOC131235114 gene encoding uncharacterized protein LOC131235114; amino-acid sequence: MGSMNGGDSMMTTKQPTWYKSHTTPFEVFSIMLHVATFPCLPKKRRVLLLEETSLTPSSNTFSITNAVIIFTVKTSIGLYGVFARHQMMNQSKSPFRRELHLTGFRNRSFWTENGRRTYNLKKVGHLSVIMEDLSPLAADCVVICCCGPCLIMQITVLLFLRLPYKLARKSKELVLKKLHKREKVVEITRAGESWRQDYLEIEIECGGPFDSCRGHMCGVMDVDDVRFGLPECGYKCAILEADKVWEELSDIGEFGFGSFWRRKEQIQRWPHLV